The Brassica oleracea var. oleracea cultivar TO1000 chromosome C6, BOL, whole genome shotgun sequence genomic interval TTCGAGAAAAAGGTCGGACCACTCACCTTAAAAAGCCACCCAGACATTCCTGAACAAGCAAGAAAAGTTGCTGAAAAATGTCGTGACCTACCGTTAGCTCTCAATGTCCTTGGCGAGACCATGTCAAACAAGAGGACTATACAAGAATGGCATCATGCAGTTCAGGTTTTGAATTCGTATGCTGCAGATTTTTCTGGTATGGATGACCAAATCCTTCCTATTCTAAAGTATAGCTATGACAACTTGAAAGGTGACAAGATCAAGTCATGCTTCCTATATTGTTCTCTTTTTCCTGAAGATTATTTGATAGAAAAAGAGAAGTTGATAGACTACTGGATATGCTGTTGGAGGAAGGAAGCAACAAATCAAAGGTGAAAATGCACGATGTGGTTCGTGAGATGGCTCTATGGATATCATCTGATCTTGGAGAAAACAGAGAAAAGTGTATCGTGCGAGCCAGTGTTGGGTTATGTGAGGTACCGAAAGTTGAGAAGTGGAATGTTGTTGAAAAGATGTGTTTTGGTCTTGTGAGCACTGATCCTCTCAGCTTCCGCTCCCATTTTCTTCCTTGATAACCAAATGGTTCAATGCAAGTTCCAAACTTTTTGTTCTATCTACTACACTGATCACTCTCTGTAATGGATCTTTTTAAAGAACTTACTCAACTTGAGATTTTAATCCAAAAAACGATGCTTATACAAACAACATTACAAAAAAAAGTTAAATAAAAAACAGAGCAAAGAGTCATGATAATCATCTCTAAACATGCTTGAGCTTCTTCATCTTGGAAGGTGGCCATCGACCCTTCTTCCTCAACTTACGCTTACGAACCAGGCGTTTCCTGCGTAGCCTAATCTTCTTGGCCAGCTTCATCTTCATCCTCTGTTCTAGCAGTTGCTTCTCTTTGGCTTCTTTTGATTCCAACGGTAGTTTGTCCACTGGGACAGCAGCGACAACAGTCTTAGGTGCCTCCTCATTGCTCTCGGGCTCAGCTCCGTCCACGCCAGAAACAGCTGCCTTCACAATTGCTGCTCTTCCA includes:
- the LOC106297693 gene encoding 50S ribosomal protein 5, chloroplastic-like — translated: METMKYIKLCVTVVTLLQLLNAKVEAIMIMLATESTIKEETERALLCFNSIAPLSSPRLQLSSFASPVFILKPNTIESKNRVSLSGYNLSNSHGRAAIVKAAVSGVDGAEPESNEEAPKTVVAAVPVDKLPLESKEAKEKQLLEQRMKMKLAKKIRLRRKRLVRKRKLRKKGRWPPSKMKKLKHV